A single window of Actinoallomurus bryophytorum DNA harbors:
- a CDS encoding Xaa-Pro dipeptidyl-peptidase — MRLPGLSVAMVTLGLLAPQAAGLPAAAPPSAARPTTVRPATANVRPATAPPAAALPADAPQHGAPPATAPPALASQHGAPLATPLPATADPRVVVKDGMTQRSFSYQDAIRETVYVDAPVDSDHDGRHDRVAVYVIRPKETSSGLKVASILEASPYFGGTVDTPYHPADVTDRPRLAPWSPSRGPWRPPDYTRVYYDNYFVSRGYAVLAASTLGTGDSTGCPGAVSPDETTAMKAVIQWLTGRAKAYAADGRPVAAGWSTHNVAMAGKSYDGTLPLATAATGVDGLKTVVSVSGVASWYDYYRGDGGVIAPGGYEGEDADLHAKVVLTRRNPAVCAPAIHRIEQEMDRVSGDYNRFWDERNFAKDAGRFRASVFVTGGLNDWNVKPNQFLNLWKALGRAGVPRKLWIHQAQHDDPIDVRGQVWLDTLNRWFAYWLYGIPNGIMSEPKVDLERAPGQWTTAADWPDPAARTVTMRLGGAQPGTLGGKELTTSQGFTDAPSRTAEQLSADPDHADPNRLIYLTPALTKPMRLSGTPEVNLRARVDGRSPYLSAMLVDYGTDTRFAGFVPTGRRWCYGDGIPGDQGCRPVRQYVTKRTPYQIVTRGWLDTRNRRSQARTEAVTPGSTYGFGWPMVPYDYVFKPGHRIGLVIMATDHDYTLRYPAGTKVSVDAGSALSLPLAGG, encoded by the coding sequence ATGCGACTGCCAGGCCTGTCGGTGGCCATGGTGACCCTAGGGCTGCTCGCCCCACAGGCCGCCGGCCTACCGGCCGCCGCGCCGCCATCTGCCGCGCGACCCACCACCGTGCGACCCGCCACCGCGAACGTGCGACCCGCCACAGCGCCACCGGCCGCCGCCCTACCCGCAGATGCCCCCCAGCACGGCGCCCCACCCGCCACGGCCCCACCCGCACTCGCCTCGCAGCACGGCGCCCCACTGGCTACCCCGCTACCGGCCACCGCCGACCCGCGCGTCGTCGTCAAGGACGGGATGACGCAGCGCTCGTTCTCCTACCAGGACGCCATCCGCGAGACGGTCTATGTCGACGCGCCCGTCGACAGTGACCATGACGGCAGGCACGACCGGGTGGCGGTGTACGTCATCCGGCCCAAGGAGACCTCCTCAGGGCTCAAGGTCGCCTCGATCCTGGAGGCGAGCCCGTACTTCGGCGGCACCGTCGACACGCCCTACCACCCGGCCGACGTCACCGACCGCCCGCGGCTCGCGCCCTGGTCGCCCTCGCGCGGTCCCTGGAGGCCGCCCGACTACACCCGCGTCTACTACGACAACTACTTCGTCTCCCGGGGCTACGCGGTCCTGGCCGCCAGCACGCTCGGCACCGGTGACTCCACCGGCTGCCCCGGCGCCGTCAGCCCGGATGAGACCACCGCGATGAAGGCCGTCATCCAGTGGCTGACCGGCCGGGCCAAGGCGTACGCCGCAGACGGCAGGCCGGTCGCCGCCGGCTGGTCCACCCACAACGTCGCCATGGCGGGCAAGTCCTACGACGGCACGCTGCCGCTGGCGACGGCGGCCACCGGCGTCGACGGGCTCAAGACGGTCGTGTCGGTGTCGGGCGTCGCGAGCTGGTACGACTACTACCGCGGCGACGGCGGCGTCATCGCCCCCGGCGGCTACGAGGGCGAGGACGCCGACCTGCACGCCAAGGTCGTGCTGACCCGCAGGAACCCGGCGGTCTGCGCCCCCGCGATACACCGGATCGAGCAGGAGATGGACCGGGTCAGCGGCGACTACAACCGCTTCTGGGACGAGCGCAACTTCGCCAAGGACGCCGGGCGCTTCCGTGCCAGTGTCTTCGTGACCGGCGGCCTGAACGACTGGAACGTCAAGCCGAACCAGTTCCTCAACCTGTGGAAGGCGCTCGGCCGTGCCGGGGTGCCCCGCAAGCTGTGGATCCACCAGGCCCAGCACGACGACCCCATCGACGTACGCGGCCAGGTCTGGCTCGACACCCTCAACCGCTGGTTCGCGTACTGGCTCTACGGCATCCCGAACGGCATCATGTCCGAGCCCAAGGTCGACCTGGAACGCGCGCCGGGGCAGTGGACCACCGCCGCGGACTGGCCGGACCCGGCCGCGCGTACGGTCACGATGCGTCTCGGCGGCGCGCAGCCGGGCACCCTGGGCGGCAAAGAACTGACGACAAGCCAGGGATTCACGGACGCGCCCTCCCGTACGGCCGAGCAGCTCAGCGCCGACCCGGACCACGCCGACCCGAACCGCCTGATCTACCTGACACCCGCCCTCACCAAGCCGATGCGGCTCAGCGGCACCCCCGAGGTGAACCTCCGGGCCAGGGTGGACGGCCGGTCGCCGTACCTGTCGGCGATGCTCGTCGACTACGGCACGGACACCCGGTTCGCCGGCTTCGTCCCGACGGGCAGGCGGTGGTGCTACGGCGACGGCATCCCGGGCGACCAGGGGTGCCGGCCGGTGAGGCAGTACGTCACCAAGCGGACGCCGTACCAGATCGTCACGCGCGGCTGGCTGGACACGCGCAACCGCCGTTCGCAGGCGCGGACCGAGGCGGTCACCCCCGGCAGCACGTACGGGTTCGGCTGGCCGATGGTCCCCTACGACTACGTCTTCAAGCCGGGCCACCGGATCGGCCTGGTGATCATGGCGACCGACCACGACTACACGCTGCGTTATCCGGCGGGTACGAAGGTGTCGGTCGACGCCGGAAGCGCCCTCAGCCTGCCCCTCGCCGGCGGATGA
- a CDS encoding adenosine deaminase, giving the protein MTNRPVLDDIRRAPKVLLHDHLDGGLRPATIAELARASGYDRLPTTDPDNLRTWFAEASDSGSLERYLETFDHTVGVMQTEEALTRVAYECAEDLANDGVVYAEVRYAPEQHTRGTPGDGSRALTLEQVVEAVLRGFADAGRDHGIRVGTLLTAMRHQARSMEIAELAVRYRDAGVVGFDIAGAEAGYPPTRHLDAFEYLQRENSHFTIHAGEAFGLPSIWQAIQWCGADRLGHGVRIIDDITDRDGEEPQLGRLAAYVRDKRIPLEMCPSSNVQTGAAKSIAAHPIGLLRRLYFRVTVNTDNRLMSGTTLSEEFAKLVEAFDYGWDDLQWFTVNAMKSAFLGFDERLELINGVIKPGFAQLKWRSHP; this is encoded by the coding sequence GTGACGAACCGGCCTGTGCTCGATGACATCCGGCGGGCCCCCAAGGTGCTGTTGCACGATCACCTTGACGGGGGGCTGCGCCCGGCGACCATCGCCGAACTCGCCCGCGCGAGCGGCTATGACCGGCTGCCCACGACCGACCCGGACAACCTGCGCACCTGGTTCGCGGAGGCGTCCGACTCGGGATCGCTGGAGCGCTACCTCGAGACGTTCGACCACACGGTCGGCGTCATGCAGACCGAGGAGGCGCTGACCCGCGTCGCGTACGAGTGCGCCGAGGATCTCGCGAACGACGGCGTCGTGTACGCCGAGGTCCGCTACGCCCCCGAGCAGCACACCCGGGGCACCCCCGGCGACGGCTCGCGCGCGCTCACCCTGGAGCAGGTCGTCGAGGCCGTGCTCAGGGGCTTCGCGGACGCCGGCCGTGACCACGGCATCCGGGTCGGCACCCTGCTGACCGCGATGCGCCACCAGGCTCGGAGCATGGAGATCGCCGAGCTCGCGGTCCGCTACCGCGACGCCGGGGTGGTCGGCTTCGACATCGCCGGCGCGGAGGCGGGCTACCCGCCCACCCGGCACCTGGACGCCTTCGAGTACCTCCAGCGCGAGAACTCCCACTTCACGATCCACGCGGGTGAGGCGTTCGGGCTGCCGTCGATCTGGCAGGCCATCCAGTGGTGCGGCGCCGACCGGCTCGGTCACGGCGTACGGATCATCGACGACATCACGGACCGCGACGGCGAGGAGCCCCAGCTGGGCCGGCTCGCCGCGTACGTACGCGACAAGCGCATCCCGCTGGAGATGTGCCCGAGCTCCAACGTCCAGACCGGCGCGGCCAAGTCGATCGCCGCGCACCCGATCGGGCTGCTGCGCCGTCTCTACTTCCGCGTCACCGTCAACACCGACAACCGGCTGATGAGCGGCACCACGCTGTCGGAGGAGTTCGCCAAGCTGGTCGAGGCGTTCGACTACGGCTGGGACGACCTGCAGTGGTTCACGGTCAACGCCATGAAGTCGGCCTTCCTCGGCTTCGACGAAAGGCTGGAGCTCATCAACGGTGTCATCAAGCCGGGCTTCGCCCAGCTGAAATGGAGGTCCCACCCATGA
- a CDS encoding PH domain-containing protein — protein sequence MTAAVFRKTPPGARVFRSGVLRFAGWAWMVFAALNFVDLIWRGRDMASAIAAALMLLGTGIAYAVALRPRIVADDEAVSFHNLLRDVRLPWEAVTRFEGGDAVYAHVGDRRFRAFILQTSPRARARSEMKARREEKKLPEAVAAYMRGRTATDFTVEQLREMAGRHRSKDGVAEAAVTWFWPAVLALVVPGLLVVVTIAIAVA from the coding sequence ATGACCGCCGCGGTGTTCCGCAAGACGCCGCCGGGCGCACGCGTCTTCCGTTCGGGAGTCCTGCGCTTCGCGGGCTGGGCGTGGATGGTGTTCGCCGCCCTCAACTTCGTCGACCTGATCTGGCGGGGCCGTGACATGGCCTCGGCGATCGCCGCGGCCCTGATGCTGCTGGGCACCGGCATCGCGTACGCCGTCGCGCTGCGGCCGCGCATCGTCGCCGACGACGAGGCCGTGTCGTTCCACAACCTGTTGCGCGACGTACGGCTGCCGTGGGAGGCCGTGACGCGCTTCGAGGGCGGCGACGCCGTGTACGCGCACGTCGGCGACCGCAGGTTCCGTGCCTTCATCCTGCAGACGTCGCCCCGCGCGCGTGCCAGGTCGGAGATGAAGGCCCGGCGCGAGGAGAAAAAGCTGCCCGAGGCCGTCGCGGCGTACATGAGGGGCCGTACCGCGACCGACTTCACGGTCGAGCAGCTGCGTGAGATGGCCGGACGGCACCGTTCGAAGGACGGCGTCGCCGAGGCGGCCGTGACGTGGTTCTGGCCGGCGGTTCTGGCGCTGGTGGTGCCGGGCCTGCTGGTCGTGGTGACGATCGCCATCGCGGTGGCCTGA
- a CDS encoding response regulator, which yields MTIRVLIVDDDALVRTGLSMMLAGAEDLRIVAEADDGDKVGALVAEHTPDVVLMDIRMPRMDGLAATEQIRGRDGAPEIIILTTFDADEHVVRALRAGAGGFLLKDTPPAEIINAIRRVAAGEPILSPSVTRRLIAQVTEVHRSPARELLGRLSDREREVVIAIGQGKSNAQIGTELYMSVATVKAHVSRLLTKLGLNNRVQVALLAHDAGLV from the coding sequence GTGACCATCCGCGTGCTGATCGTCGATGACGATGCTCTGGTCCGTACGGGGTTGTCGATGATGCTGGCCGGAGCCGAGGATCTGCGGATCGTCGCCGAGGCCGATGACGGTGACAAGGTCGGCGCGCTGGTGGCCGAGCACACGCCGGACGTGGTGCTGATGGACATCCGGATGCCACGGATGGACGGGCTGGCCGCGACCGAGCAGATCCGGGGGCGCGACGGCGCACCCGAGATCATCATCCTCACCACGTTCGACGCGGACGAGCACGTCGTACGGGCGCTGCGCGCGGGCGCGGGCGGGTTCCTGCTCAAGGACACTCCGCCGGCCGAGATCATCAACGCCATCCGCCGGGTGGCGGCCGGGGAGCCGATCCTGTCCCCCAGCGTCACCCGCCGACTGATCGCGCAGGTCACAGAGGTGCACCGCAGTCCCGCGCGCGAGCTCCTGGGCCGGCTCAGCGACCGCGAGCGCGAAGTGGTCATCGCCATCGGGCAGGGCAAGTCCAACGCCCAGATCGGCACCGAGCTGTACATGAGCGTCGCGACGGTCAAGGCACACGTCTCGCGGCTGCTCACCAAGCTCGGCCTCAACAACCGTGTTCAGGTCGCCCTGCTCGCCCATGACGCCGGTCTCGTCTGA
- a CDS encoding sensor histidine kinase, with protein MSGIAAPRPDHPSLLPALLAADAPEDRIRRSGRDWAIDVLCFVLAAGSGVFMLYVTSHPPHSMPHPPRPPDVILGSAACLLLWVRRRWPVPLALALAVTGLFSVTSIGAAAILVFTVAVHRPFRTVALVAVAHVGSSAVYTAIYPDPTQSYWVSMTWTVVLIGAVVAWGMFVRARRQLVLSLRDRAVRAESEQQLRVEQARHQERARIAREMHDVLAHRISLLSVHAGALEFRPDAPPVEIAQAAGVIRASAHQALQDLREVIGVLRDDAGDGAPERPQPSLTDLPALIDESRRAGMAVRWDNQVDDDSIVPANIGRSAYRTVQEGLTNARKHAPGAAVRVMVGGSAGSGLTVEVRNSLVKTAPEIPGAGAGLIGLTERAMLAGGRLEHGRTLQGDFRVHAWLPWPEAT; from the coding sequence ATGAGCGGTATCGCGGCCCCCCGGCCCGACCATCCATCGCTGCTGCCGGCGCTGCTGGCCGCGGACGCCCCCGAGGACCGGATTCGCCGCTCGGGGCGCGACTGGGCGATCGACGTGCTGTGCTTCGTGCTGGCGGCCGGTTCCGGCGTGTTCATGCTCTACGTCACCAGCCATCCGCCCCACTCGATGCCCCACCCACCACGGCCCCCGGACGTCATCCTCGGGTCGGCGGCGTGCCTCCTGCTCTGGGTACGCCGCCGCTGGCCGGTGCCGCTCGCGCTCGCCCTCGCCGTCACCGGGCTCTTCTCGGTGACGTCCATCGGGGCGGCCGCCATTCTGGTCTTCACGGTCGCGGTCCACCGGCCGTTCCGTACGGTGGCGCTCGTCGCCGTGGCACACGTCGGCAGCAGCGCGGTCTACACGGCGATCTATCCCGACCCGACCCAGTCGTACTGGGTCTCGATGACCTGGACCGTCGTCCTGATCGGCGCGGTCGTCGCGTGGGGCATGTTCGTACGCGCGCGGCGGCAGCTGGTCCTCTCGCTGCGCGACCGGGCGGTACGCGCCGAGTCCGAGCAGCAGTTGCGCGTGGAGCAGGCGCGGCACCAGGAGCGGGCCCGGATCGCGCGGGAGATGCACGACGTGCTGGCACACCGGATCTCGCTGCTGAGCGTGCACGCGGGCGCGCTGGAGTTCCGTCCCGACGCTCCGCCGGTGGAGATCGCGCAGGCGGCCGGCGTCATCCGGGCCAGCGCGCACCAAGCGCTGCAGGACCTGCGGGAGGTGATCGGCGTGCTCCGCGACGACGCGGGCGACGGGGCGCCCGAGCGCCCGCAGCCCAGCCTGACCGACCTTCCCGCACTGATCGACGAGTCCCGCCGGGCCGGTATGGCGGTGAGATGGGACAACCAGGTCGACGACGACTCCATCGTCCCGGCCAACATCGGCCGCAGCGCCTACCGTACGGTCCAGGAGGGGCTGACCAACGCGCGTAAGCACGCGCCGGGAGCCGCCGTGCGGGTGATGGTGGGCGGCTCGGCCGGCTCCGGCCTCACTGTCGAGGTGCGAAACTCGCTGGTGAAGACCGCACCGGAGATCCCCGGTGCGGGCGCCGGACTCATCGGCCTCACCGAACGCGCGATGCTGGCCGGCGGCCGGCTGGAGCACGGCCGTACCCTCCAGGGCGACTTCCGCGTTCACGCGTGGCTTCCGTGGCCCGAGGCGACGTGA
- a CDS encoding phospho-sugar mutase, with translation MSDRARADAWLEQDPDPETRAELAALLDDPEALADRFGAKLEFGTAGLRGELGAGPNRMNRVTVMRAAAGLASVLASRDDLAAPPSVVIGYDARHKSDVFAQDSAAILGGAGITVHLMPRPLPTPVLAYAVRHLGCSAGIMVTASHNPPRDNGYKVYWEDGAQIIPPLDEEISTAIDAVGRVDELPRGDDWRMLDDGIVESYLRSLARLPLGTHRDVTIAYTPLHGVGGAVLRRAFEWCGFPVPDVVAEQAEPDPDFPTVSFPNPEEPGAMDLALALGKNRDLVIANDPDADRCAVAAGGRMLTGDEVGGLLAEHVLRHTDGADRLVATTIVSSSLLGKIAAEYGVRYAETLTGFKWIMKGGSDRDRLVYGYEEALGYCVGGDEGVPVHDKDGIGAALTVAGLAAEAKAEGRTLLDLLEDQARRYGLHATAQVSVRVDDLSLISDAMARLREAPPAELAGHAVTEADDLATGFDGLPPSDVLRYRLSGGGRVVVRPSGTEPKLKAYLEVVVPVTGSTEEAQATATGELAALRESVADALGL, from the coding sequence GTGAGCGACAGGGCGCGGGCCGACGCGTGGCTGGAGCAGGACCCGGATCCGGAGACGCGCGCCGAGCTGGCGGCGCTTCTCGATGATCCGGAGGCCCTGGCCGACCGCTTCGGGGCGAAGCTGGAGTTCGGCACGGCGGGTCTGCGCGGTGAGCTCGGCGCGGGGCCGAACCGCATGAACCGCGTCACGGTGATGCGCGCCGCAGCGGGCCTGGCCTCCGTCCTGGCCTCGCGCGACGACCTCGCGGCGCCGCCTTCCGTGGTGATCGGCTACGACGCGCGGCACAAGTCCGACGTGTTCGCCCAGGACTCCGCGGCGATACTCGGCGGAGCCGGCATCACCGTGCACCTGATGCCCCGGCCACTGCCGACACCGGTCCTCGCGTACGCCGTCCGCCACCTCGGGTGTTCCGCCGGGATCATGGTGACGGCCAGCCACAACCCGCCGCGTGACAACGGGTACAAGGTCTACTGGGAGGACGGCGCGCAGATCATCCCGCCGCTCGACGAGGAGATCTCGACGGCGATCGACGCGGTCGGCCGGGTGGACGAGCTGCCGCGGGGCGACGACTGGCGCATGCTGGACGACGGGATCGTCGAGTCCTACCTGCGTTCGCTCGCGCGGCTGCCCCTCGGGACGCACCGCGACGTGACGATCGCCTACACGCCGCTCCACGGCGTCGGCGGCGCGGTGTTGCGGCGGGCGTTCGAATGGTGCGGGTTCCCGGTGCCGGACGTCGTGGCCGAGCAGGCCGAGCCGGACCCGGACTTCCCGACCGTCTCCTTTCCGAACCCCGAGGAGCCCGGCGCCATGGACCTGGCGCTCGCCCTCGGCAAGAACCGCGACCTGGTGATCGCGAACGACCCCGACGCGGACCGGTGCGCGGTCGCGGCCGGCGGGCGGATGCTGACCGGAGACGAGGTCGGCGGGTTGCTCGCCGAACACGTCCTGCGGCACACCGACGGGGCAGACCGGCTGGTCGCCACCACGATCGTGTCCTCGTCCCTGCTGGGCAAGATCGCGGCGGAGTACGGCGTGCGGTACGCCGAGACGCTCACCGGCTTCAAATGGATCATGAAGGGCGGCTCTGACCGGGACCGGCTGGTCTATGGGTACGAGGAGGCGCTCGGCTACTGCGTCGGCGGCGACGAGGGCGTGCCCGTACACGACAAGGACGGCATCGGCGCGGCGCTCACGGTGGCCGGGCTGGCCGCCGAGGCCAAGGCCGAGGGCCGTACGCTGCTGGACCTGCTGGAGGACCAGGCGCGGCGGTACGGCCTGCACGCGACCGCGCAGGTGTCGGTACGGGTGGACGACCTGTCGCTGATCTCGGACGCGATGGCACGGCTGCGGGAGGCCCCGCCGGCGGAGCTGGCCGGGCACGCGGTGACCGAGGCCGACGATCTGGCCACCGGTTTCGACGGCCTGCCGCCGTCGGACGTCCTGCGCTATCGCCTGTCCGGCGGCGGGCGCGTCGTCGTACGCCCGTCCGGCACCGAGCCCAAGCTCAAGGCGTACCTGGAGGTCGTCGTTCCGGTGACCGGCTCCACCGAGGAGGCTCAGGCGACGGCCACCGGCGAGCTGGCCGCCCTGCGGGAGTCCGTCGCCGACGCCCTGGGGCTCTGA
- a CDS encoding purine-nucleoside phosphorylase — protein sequence MSNDAYDLAHWAADGLRRHTTTETFDVALVMGSGWVPAADALGTPDLDLGMTELPGFAPPAVPGHQGRIRVLDVGSKRVLIFLGRTHLYEGHGPASVVHGVRTALAAGVQTVVLTNAAGGTRPETQQVGDPVLISDHLNLTGHNPIIGPTFVDLTDAYSPALRALAKEIDPTLAEGVYAALPGPSYETPAEIRMLRTLGADLVGMSTVPETIAAREGGADVLGISLVTNIAAGLAGKPLDHQEVLAAGRDAAARMGELLGKLVKGL from the coding sequence GTGAGCAACGACGCCTACGATCTCGCCCATTGGGCAGCCGACGGGCTGCGCCGGCACACCACGACCGAAACCTTCGACGTCGCCCTGGTCATGGGCTCGGGGTGGGTGCCTGCCGCGGACGCGCTGGGCACGCCCGACCTGGACCTCGGCATGACCGAGCTGCCCGGGTTCGCACCGCCGGCCGTACCCGGCCACCAGGGACGGATCCGCGTCCTCGATGTCGGCTCGAAGCGCGTACTGATCTTCCTGGGCCGTACCCACCTGTACGAGGGGCACGGCCCCGCGTCCGTCGTGCACGGCGTCCGTACGGCTCTGGCGGCGGGCGTCCAGACCGTCGTGCTCACCAACGCGGCGGGTGGCACCCGGCCGGAGACACAGCAGGTCGGCGACCCGGTCCTCATCTCGGACCACCTCAACCTCACCGGCCACAACCCCATCATCGGCCCGACCTTCGTGGACCTGACCGACGCGTACTCCCCGGCCCTGCGTGCCCTCGCCAAGGAGATCGACCCGACGCTCGCCGAGGGTGTGTACGCGGCGCTGCCCGGCCCGTCGTACGAGACCCCGGCCGAGATCCGGATGCTGCGGACGCTCGGCGCGGACCTGGTCGGCATGTCGACCGTGCCGGAGACGATCGCGGCGCGTGAGGGCGGCGCCGACGTACTGGGTATCTCCCTCGTGACGAACATCGCCGCCGGGCTCGCCGGCAAGCCCCTGGACCACCAGGAGGTGCTGGCCGCCGGCCGCGATGCCGCGGCGCGCATGGGCGAGCTGCTCGGCAAGCTCGTGAAGGGCCTGTGA
- a CDS encoding gamma-glutamylcyclotransferase, with amino-acid sequence MALYAAYASNMDPDQMARRAPHSPLRTTGWLQDWRLTFGGENVGFEGALATVAEDSGEHVFVSLYDVPDLDEQALDEWEGAALGVYRKTRVRIATLDGDVLAWLYVLDAYEGGLPSARYLGILADAAEKAGAPDDYVKDLRTRPCRSLGD; translated from the coding sequence GTGGCCTTGTATGCGGCGTACGCCTCCAACATGGATCCCGACCAGATGGCGCGGCGGGCTCCGCACTCGCCCCTGCGCACCACCGGCTGGCTGCAGGACTGGCGGCTGACGTTCGGCGGCGAGAACGTCGGGTTCGAAGGAGCCCTGGCCACCGTCGCCGAGGACTCCGGCGAGCACGTCTTCGTCTCGCTCTACGACGTGCCGGATCTCGACGAGCAGGCGCTGGACGAGTGGGAGGGCGCGGCCCTCGGGGTCTACCGCAAGACCCGCGTACGTATCGCCACCCTCGACGGTGACGTCCTCGCCTGGCTCTACGTCCTCGACGCTTACGAGGGCGGCCTGCCCTCCGCGCGTTACCTGGGCATCCTCGCCGACGCGGCGGAGAAGGCCGGAGCGCCCGACGACTACGTCAAGGATCTGCGCACCCGGCCCTGCCGCTCGCTCGGCGACTGA
- a CDS encoding NAD(P)H-quinone dehydrogenase gives MTRIAIIGGGPGGYEAALVAAQLGADVTVVERDGPGGACVLTDCVPSKTLIATSTRMATLSESASLGVRFSGGGDGVVGGIEVDLPLVNKRVKELAWAQSGDIEKRVAGEGVRIVHGSARFVDPQIVAVGDERIRADIILIATGATPRELPGSEPDGERILTWRQLYDLSELPEHLIVVGSGVTGAEFAGAYLALGSRVTLVSSRDHVLPNEDEDAAHVLEDVFQRRGMELLARSRAAGVRRTADGVEVTLTDGRKVEGSHCLMTVGMVPNTQGLGLEEAGVVLDERGFVRVDKVSRTSAAHVYAAGDCTGILMLASVAAMQGRIAMWHALGEAVQPLKQGWVSANIFTDPEVAAVGVTQAQIDSGEVPARIVKLPLSTNPRAKMQGFLDGFVKLFCRPATGIVLGGVIVAPRASELILGLSMAVQQHLTVDQVAHTFAVYPSVSGSITEAARRLMQDSAY, from the coding sequence GTGACACGCATCGCCATCATCGGAGGGGGCCCCGGCGGCTACGAAGCCGCCCTCGTCGCCGCACAGCTGGGCGCCGACGTGACCGTCGTCGAACGCGACGGCCCCGGAGGCGCTTGCGTGCTGACCGACTGCGTCCCCTCCAAGACACTCATCGCGACCTCGACCCGCATGGCCACCCTGTCGGAGTCGGCCTCACTGGGAGTCCGGTTCTCCGGCGGCGGCGACGGTGTCGTCGGCGGCATCGAGGTCGATCTCCCGCTCGTGAACAAACGGGTGAAGGAACTCGCCTGGGCGCAGTCCGGCGACATCGAGAAGCGCGTCGCCGGCGAGGGCGTCCGGATCGTCCATGGCTCCGCGCGCTTCGTCGACCCCCAGATCGTGGCCGTCGGCGACGAGCGCATCCGGGCCGACATCATCCTCATCGCCACCGGCGCGACGCCGCGCGAGCTGCCCGGCTCCGAGCCCGACGGCGAGCGGATCCTCACCTGGCGCCAGTTGTACGACCTGTCCGAGCTGCCCGAGCACCTGATCGTGGTGGGCTCCGGCGTGACCGGCGCGGAGTTCGCCGGCGCGTACCTCGCCCTGGGCTCACGGGTCACTCTGGTGTCCTCGCGCGACCACGTCCTGCCCAACGAGGACGAGGACGCGGCCCACGTGCTCGAGGACGTCTTCCAGCGCCGCGGCATGGAGCTGCTGGCCCGCTCGCGTGCGGCCGGTGTACGCCGGACCGCCGACGGCGTCGAGGTGACGCTGACGGACGGCCGCAAGGTCGAGGGGTCGCACTGCCTGATGACCGTCGGCATGGTGCCCAACACCCAGGGCCTCGGCCTGGAGGAGGCCGGCGTCGTCCTGGACGAGCGCGGCTTCGTACGCGTGGACAAGGTCTCGCGCACGTCGGCGGCGCACGTGTACGCGGCGGGCGACTGCACCGGCATCCTGATGCTCGCCTCGGTCGCCGCCATGCAGGGCCGGATCGCCATGTGGCACGCCCTCGGCGAGGCCGTACAGCCGCTGAAGCAGGGCTGGGTGTCCGCGAACATCTTCACCGACCCGGAGGTCGCCGCGGTCGGCGTCACCCAGGCACAGATCGACTCGGGCGAGGTGCCGGCGCGGATCGTCAAGCTGCCGCTCTCGACCAACCCGCGCGCCAAGATGCAGGGCTTCCTCGACGGCTTCGTGAAGCTGTTCTGCCGCCCGGCGACGGGCATCGTGCTCGGCGGCGTGATCGTCGCCCCGCGGGCGAGCGAGCTGATCCTCGGCCTGTCCATGGCGGTCCAGCAACACCTGACCGTCGACCAGGTCGCCCACACGTTCGCCGTCTATCCCTCGGTCTCGGGCAGCATCACCGAGGCGGCCCGCCGTCTGATGCAGGACTCGGCCTACTAG
- a CDS encoding helix-turn-helix domain-containing protein — MDTVDLLLHPVRLRIVHAMSGGRALTTAQLCELLPDVSKATVYRHVGLLAEGGLLEVDGEHRVRGAVERRYRLRRARAVIDAETAASVSVEDHRRVFALAMAVLLAEFNAYLDRDQADPAADNVGYRQHALWLSPDELVEMIGELRAVIVPRMRNGPSPERTRHLLSPIMFPAEEPPGQ; from the coding sequence ATGGACACGGTGGACCTGCTCCTGCATCCGGTGCGGCTCCGCATCGTGCACGCCATGTCCGGCGGGCGGGCGCTCACCACCGCGCAGCTCTGCGAACTGCTGCCCGACGTCTCCAAGGCCACGGTGTACCGCCACGTCGGCCTGCTGGCCGAGGGTGGTCTGCTCGAGGTGGACGGCGAACACCGGGTGCGCGGGGCCGTCGAACGCCGGTACCGGCTGCGTCGGGCACGAGCCGTGATCGACGCAGAGACGGCCGCGTCGGTATCCGTGGAGGATCACCGCCGGGTGTTCGCCCTGGCCATGGCCGTCCTGCTGGCCGAGTTCAACGCCTACCTCGACCGGGACCAGGCCGACCCCGCGGCCGACAACGTGGGCTACCGGCAGCACGCCCTCTGGCTCAGCCCGGACGAGCTGGTCGAGATGATCGGCGAGCTGCGCGCCGTGATCGTGCCCCGCATGAGGAACGGACCCTCACCGGAACGCACGCGGCACCTGCTCAGCCCGATCATGTTCCCGGCCGAGGAACCGCCCGGCCAGTAG